The genome window AGCTAGGATTGGTTGACAATGTTATACATTGTATGTAGAGATTTTTTAGACTGATATTGATGCTGATTTTAAAATTTACGGATAACCGATATAgtgaattctttaaaaaaaacgactTAATTAAagattgtatattatatatgcaatgtattatattgtcaaccaattctagtcacagtttaaataaataataaatacaataacttACAGCACTTCTTAACCCCAACCATTGTTTTCCGCATCATacactgtgtaaaaaaagtttaataatgttgtatttCAGACATAATATATGttgttagttttttagttttattttcctcctctctcctgtaaTCATCATTATCAGTATTATTGTTACTCATGCATGctcccttttttaaaatgatatttatatatatttatttatttatttattctatttacattttagtagtaccgctttctctgcctaataatgatacataatatttattatcatatattaatacttaactgctagatctataactgaaacacgcacacacgcacgcacgtacacacacacacacacacacacacacacacacaaacacaggggtACCATTATTGTGgttgtttaatattcactccctgtctgtctatgtcactgtattgtattattgcactatttgtctgtttgtccatgtcactgtattgtattattgtacaataaaaaataaataaataaaaaaaaacataatatatgCCGATACCAATAAATACCAATATGTATTTGATGAGCAAATACTGGCCAATGATATTAGTCAATGGATATATCAGTCAGGTTCTAATAAAGTTAtctgtttaagaaagcagcctttgCAGTACCTTTGCATTGTCATATTGATGCAATATGGATGCACCATCCACACAGACATCATACTGGTTATCAGTGAACTTTCCTGCCGAAAAATCAAAATTTGTCACAAAAATCTGTTGGGCTATGatgtgaagaaaaataattacttcTGCAGTAAAATCCCAGttagtaaaaaggacagtggacAGTCTTCTTTGAgggaaatattatttttattttttttaaatgataggCTTTGAAGAATGCAACAAGTCATAAATGCCTTTGAAAGGGTTCAGTTTTAAACAATAAAGTGAGGAGGATGGTGGGATCCAGTATTGGGAGTTGCTGCCCTCTTCACTCTCAggcatttttcatgcagatAAAACGCAGTCCCGTCCCTGCTCAGCCTTGCCGAGGTCACCCTCTTCATTACTCTACTGTATCACTTCATTCACTTGTCAGCCAACAAGTGGTAACTTAGTAACAGAGCAGCCACTATCCCTGAAGTGTAATTTCTCTCAGCAGAGAAGAGGTGTCTTTATTTCTGCAGCAGACTGGTACCAGTATGGTGAACCGGGGCCCTTATGTTTCCTCATTAATCTGAAAGTTAACACGTATCTTCTAACTGACAACTTCCTCTCTCGTCTCCCCCACACGCAGattaaaaagcagcagcaggatgtgATGGGCTTCCTAGCGGCCAATAAGATCGAATTCGAGGAGTGCGACATCGCGGCCAACGAGGACAACAGGAAGTGGATGAGGGAGAATGTTCCGGAGGGGTCCAGGCCGGCCACGGGGAACCCTCTCCCCCCTCAGATATTTAACGAAAGCAAATATTGCGGGGTGAGGCAATCATGCACACGGATGCTCTGAATTATTGGCACATGATTATTCATGCAGACACAGAAATACTGTGGTAGATCACACAAAGAGCTGCAGCTTATCTCAGGATACACAAAGCATGCATGGTGGGGTTTGAACACTGATTCTGatgtttttagaataaatatgctTAAAACTCCACtaatcaacatttttatatatacaatagatccagtggtggaaagtcactaagtacatttacccaagtactgtacttaagtacaattttgaggtatttgtactttacttgagtatttcctttttatgtaactttttacttttgctCCACTActtttttaggcaaatattgtacgttTTACTCAACTACATGCCAACAGCttaagttatttttcaggtc of Centropristis striata isolate RG_2023a ecotype Rhode Island chromosome 12, C.striata_1.0, whole genome shotgun sequence contains these proteins:
- the sh3bgrl gene encoding SH3 domain-binding glutamic acid-rich-like protein, whose product is MVIKVYIASSSGSTSIKKQQQDVMGFLAANKIEFEECDIAANEDNRKWMRENVPEGSRPATGNPLPPQIFNESKYCGNYEAFFDAREDNAVYAFLGLTAPPGSKEAEALAKQAQQ